The Deltaproteobacteria bacterium region TCTTCCTTATTTAGGGGCAACTGTAGTCAGTAGAAAAAAACTCCCGTCACGTCGCAAAAACCATTGAATTCAGATGGTTAATTCCCATGGTCTATTCGCTTAAATATGGAACATCCGTTATATTGAGCGAATAATTTTTGAATGACGGTTGCAGTTAGTTTGCTGGCGATTGCGCGGGCGCTGATAGAATCTTGCAGGACCTCCCCAGCGGCCTTGGCGATGGCATTTTGAATTTTTTCTCCCGCGAAGGGAACGAGAGACCCGTCTCTTTTTTGGACTTTTTTAGGCCTCGTCATTTTATTCAAGCGGGACTCCCTTGAATACAGTGAAAAGTAAAAAGTAAGTAGAAAGTAGAAAGAGGCAGGAAAAACCTAACTCCGAACTTCTTTCAATACCGGCACGGTCAGACTCCCTTGGGGCATCAGAATGACCCGGGGATGTGGTCCTACTTTATCCCATGCCAGCGCCAGGGCTTCGTTCATATTCTTCGCTGGAGTGAACAATAAGGTACGGGCCAGCGCCGGTTCTAACCCGGAAATGAGGATAAATTGGGCTTTTTTCATCAGTCGGGTAACAGCGTAGGCCTTATGTCCACCGACGACAAAATCAGACCTGATCTTCTCTTCGATCCGTTCCGGAGTCTTATATTCTTTCATCCACTGCAGGTATTCTTCCGAACCGACGCCTTCGCAGCACTCGCCCAGGATAATCACCACCCCGCCTTCCCGAACCGCCAGCCAGGCATTATCCATCGTCTTTTGTAGTTGGTAAACATTAATATCTTTAGGATAGCCCCCGCAGCTGGCGATAACCAGGTCGGCGGGCTGGGGGATTTCCGTACCATAAATTTGCTCCACAAACTCGCATCCTTGTAGGTGGGCTTGAATATAATCCCCCGCGAAAATTTTTAAAAAATCTTTCTTTTCGTTGAGTACGACATTCAACAGAAATGAGGGCCTCAACATTTCAGTTCCTTCAATTTGGTCTTCATAAACGGGGTTCCCGCTGAGCTTTCCCAGGCCGGCTCCTGGCTCCAGCATCAGGGCATGATTGCGGCAAATGGTATCGTAAGCTGCCACTCCCGGTAACAAGGCCTTGCGGCCCCCGCCAAACCCGGCAAAAAAATGGTAAACGATACTGCCTGTACAGACTACATGGTTGGCCTCAACCGCTCGCTTATGAAAATAGATCTCATTTCCCCGGGAGGTCGTTCCCAGGTATTGAAATTGGGTCGGATCCTTAGCGTTGCTGTTGAACATCTCTACCCGCCTAGTTATATCCGGCCCAACCAACGAGGCCATCTCCT contains the following coding sequences:
- a CDS encoding ATP cone domain-containing protein, with product MTRPKKVQKRDGSLVPFAGEKIQNAIAKAAGEVLQDSISARAIASKLTATVIQKLFAQYNGCSIFKRIDHGN
- the larA gene encoding nickel-dependent lactate racemase, yielding MSAREYVFTYGKGTVRFNLDSALVASELSIQDYPPIENPLVAIREAIRNPIQSKPLKEIVEPGQKVAFLVNDSTRVANSHVFTPILLDELNSVGIPDKDMFIIFAVGAHRELNEQEMASLVGPDITRRVEMFNSNAKDPTQFQYLGTTSRGNEIYFHKRAVEANHVVCTGSIVYHFFAGFGGGRKALLPGVAAYDTICRNHALMLEPGAGLGKLSGNPVYEDQIEGTEMLRPSFLLNVVLNEKKDFLKIFAGDYIQAHLQGCEFVEQIYGTEIPQPADLVIASCGGYPKDINVYQLQKTMDNAWLAVREGGVVIILGECCEGVGSEEYLQWMKEYKTPERIEEKIRSDFVVGGHKAYAVTRLMKKAQFILISGLEPALARTLLFTPAKNMNEALALAWDKVGPHPRVILMPQGSLTVPVLKEVRS